One genomic region from Equus asinus isolate D_3611 breed Donkey chromosome 8, EquAss-T2T_v2, whole genome shotgun sequence encodes:
- the PPP1R10 gene encoding serine/threonine-protein phosphatase 1 regulatory subunit 10, with amino-acid sequence MGSGPIDPKELLKGLDSFLNRDGEVKSVDGIAKIFSLMKEARKMVSRCTYLNILLQTRSPEILVKFIDVGGYKLLNNWLTYSKTTNNIPLLQQILLTLQHLPLTVDHLKQNNTAKLVKQLSKSSEDEELRKLASVLVSDWMAVIRSQSSTQPAEKDKKKRKEEGKSRTTPPERPLTEVKAETRTEEAPEKKKEKPKSLRTTAPSHAKFRSTGLELETPSLVPVKKNASAVVVSDKYNLKPIPLKRQSSTASPGDAAPPAEKKYKPLNTTPNATKEIKVKIIPPQPMEGLGFLDALNSAPVPGIKIKKKKKVLSPTAAKPSPFEGKTSIEPSTAKPSSPEPAPPSEAMDTDRPGTPVPPVEVPELMDTASLEPGALDAKPVESPGDPSQLTRKGRKRKSVTWPEEGKLREYFYFELDETERVNVNKIKDFGEAAKREILSDRHAFETARRLSHDNMEEKVPWVCPRPLVLPSPLVTPGSNSQERYIQAEREKGILQELFLNKESPHEPDPEPYEPIPPKLIPLDEECSMDETPYAEALEPGGAGGSPDGAGGSKLPPVLANLMGSMGAGKSPQGPGGGGINVQEILTSIMGSPNSHPSEELLKQPDYSDKIKQMLVPHGLLGPGPIANGFPPGGPGGPKGMQHFPPGPGGPMPGPHGGPGGPGGPVGPRLLGPPPPPRGGDPFWDGPGDPMRGGPMRGGPGPGPGPYHRGRGGRGGNEPPPPPPFRGARGGRSGGGPPNGRGGPGGGMVGGGGHRPHEGPGGGMSGSSGHRPHEGPGSGMGGGHRPHEGPGSSMGGGGGHRPHEGPGGGMGSGSGHRPHEGPGSGMGGGSGHRPHEGPGGGMGAGGGHRPHEGPGGSMGGSGGHRPHEGPGHGGPHGHRPHDVPGHRGHDHRGPPPHEHRGHDGPGHGGGGHRGHDGGHSHGGDMSNRPVCRHFMMKGNCRYENNCAFYHPGVNGPPLP; translated from the exons ATGGGTTCGGGTCCCATAGACCCCAAAGAGCTTCTCAAGGGCCTGGATAGCTTCCTTAACCGAGATGGGGAAGTCAAGAGTGTGGATGGGATTGCCAAGATCTTCAG TCTCATGAAGGAAGCACGAAAGATGGTGAGTCGATGCACTTACTTGAACATTCTCCTGCAGACCCGTTCACCAGAAATATTGGTCAA GTTTATTGACGTTGGTGGTTACAAGCTTCTTAACAATTGGCTGACATATTCAAAGACAACCAACAACATTCCCCTCTTGCAGCAAATTCTACTGACCCTGCAGCACCTACCGCTCACTGTGGACCATCTCAAACAG AACAACACAGCCAAACTGGTGAAGCAACTGAGCAAGTCAAGTGAAGATGAAG agCTCCGGAAATTGGCCTCAGTCCTTGTCAGTGACTGGATGGCTGTCATCCGCTCCCAGAGCAGTACTCAGCCTGCTG agaaagataagaagaaacgtaaggaagaaggaaagagtcGAACCACCCCTCCTGAGCGACCCTTGACTGAGGTGAAGGCTGAAACCCGGACTGAGGAGGCcccagagaagaagaaggagaagcccAAGTCTCTTCGGACCACGGCACCCAGTCACGCCAAGTTCCGTTCCACCG GCCTGGAGCTGGAAACCCCATCTTTGGTGCCTGTGAAGAAGAACGCCAGTGCAGTGGTGGTCTCTGACAAGTATAACCTTAAACCCATCCCCCTCAAGCGCCAGAG CTCCACAGCTTCTCCAGGAGATGCTGCCCCCCCTGCAGAGAAGAAATACAAGCCACTCAACACAACACCCAATGCCACCAAAGAGATCAAAGTGAAGATCATCCCACCACAGC CTATGGAGGGCCTGGGCTTTCTGGATGCACTCAATTCAGCCCCTGTTCCTGGGATCAaaattaagaagaagaagaaggtgcTGTCACCTACAGCTGCCAAG cCAAGCCCATTTGAAGGGAAAACGAGCATAGAACCAAGCACAGCCAAACCTTCTTCCCCAGAACCAGCACCTCCTTCTGAGGCCATGGACACAGACCGTCCAGGGACCCCAGTTCCCCCTGTTGAAGTCCCAGAGCTCATGGATACAG CCTCTTTGGAGCCAGGAGCTCTGGATGCAAAGCCAGTGGAGAGTCCTGGAGATCCCAGCCAGCTGACCCGGAaaggcaggaagaggaaaagTGTGACGTGGCCTGAGGAGGGCAAACTGAGagaatatttctattttgaactGGATGAAACTGAACGAG TAAATGTGAATAAGATCAAGGACTTTGGCGAGGCAGCTAAGCGAGAGATATTGTCAGACCGACATGCATTTGAGACAGCCCGGCGTCTGAGCCATGACAACATGGAGGAGAAGGTGCCCTGGGTGTGCCCCCGGCCCCTGGTTCTGCCTTCACCTCTTGTCACGCCTGGAAGCAACAGCCAGGAGCGATACATCCAGGCTGAGCGGGAGAAAGGAATCCTTCAGGAGCTATTCCTGAACAAGGAAAG TCCTCACGAGCCTGATCCTGAGCCCTATGAACCTATACCCCCGAAACTCATCCCCCTAGACGAG GAGTGTTCCATGGATGAGACCCCATATGCGGAGGCCCTGGAGCCTGGGGGCGCTGGAGGCTCACCTGATGGGGCAGGTGGCTCCAAGTTGCCTCCTGTTCTGGCCAATCTTATGGGAAGCATGGGTGCTGGGAAGAGCCCCCAgggtcctggaggaggaggcatcaaTGTCCAGGAGATCCTCACCTCCATCATG GGTAGCCCAAATAGTCATCCCTCAGAGGAACTGCTGAAGCAACCAGACTATTCGGACAAGATCAAGCAGATGCTGG TGCCACATGGACTCTTAGGCCCTGGTCCAATAGCCAATGGTTTCCCACCAGGAGGTCCTGGGGGCCCCAAGGGCATGCAGCACTTCCCCCCTGGACCTGGGGGACCTATGCCAG GTCCCCATGGAGGCCCTGGGGGCCCTGGTGGGCCAGTGGGTCCACGTCTCCTCggtcccccaccccctccccgggggggCGATCCCTTTTGGGATGGCCCAGGTGACCCCATGCGGGGTGGCCCTATGCGGGGGGGTCCAGGACCGGGTCCTGGACCATATCATAGAGGCCGTGGTGGCCGAGGCGGAAATgaacctcctcctcctcctccattccGAGGGGCCAGAGGAGGTCGCTCTGGAGGAGGACCCCCAAATGGACGAGGGGGCCCTGGTGGGGGCATGGTTGGAGGTGGTGGACATCGTCCTCATGAAGGCCCTGGTGGAGGCATGAGCGGCAGCAGTGGACATCGTCCTCATGAAGGCCCTGGAAGTGGCATGGGTGGTGGACATCGCCCCCACGAAGGCCCTGGCAGTAGcatgggtggaggtgggggacaTCGTCCCCACGAAGGCCCTGGCGGCGGCATGGGCAGTGGCAGTGGCCATCGTCCTCATGAAGGCCCTGGCAGTGGCATGGGTGGAGGCAGTGGACATCGCCCCCATGAAGGCCCTGGCGGAGGAATGGGTGCTGGTGGTGGACATCGCCCCCATGAAGGCCCTGGCGGGAGTATGGGTGGAAGTGGTGGACATCGCCCCCATGAAGGTCCTGGACATGGGGGGCCCCATGGCCACCGGCCTCATGATGTCCCTGGTCACCGAGGCCACGACCATCGAGGGCCACCCCCTCATGAACACCGTGGCCATGATGGCCCTGGCCATGGAGGAGGGGGCCACCGAGGGCACGATGGAGGCCACAGCCATGGAGGAG ACATGTCAAACCGCCCTGTTTGCCGACATTTCATGATGAAGGGCAACTGCCGCTATGAGAACAACTGTGCCTTCTACCACCCGGGTGTCAATGGGCCCCCCCTGCCCTAG